Proteins co-encoded in one Streptomyces sp. JH34 genomic window:
- a CDS encoding Tellurium resistance: MAFWDGLFPRRAAQFESGNSATNSIVLSKRNATVSLNKQGALSGNLRVNLSWRMRTSDIGGRSRQSGRLLRPLKLFQPDVVQAHTQGMVNVDLDLGCMYELADGTRGVVQPLGNLIGDLNAAPYIRLSGDDRFGAPSGETVYVNLDKRDEIKRLLFFVYIYDQTPAFDRTHAKVTLYPGNGPRIEIELDERAPQARSCAVFTVDNTKGELVVRREVKFVYGFQSELDRMYGFGMQWGRGYKTRA; encoded by the coding sequence ATGGCCTTCTGGGACGGCCTTTTTCCGCGCCGGGCGGCGCAGTTCGAGTCGGGTAACTCCGCGACGAACTCGATCGTGCTGTCCAAGCGCAACGCCACGGTCTCGCTGAACAAGCAGGGCGCCCTGTCGGGCAACCTGCGCGTCAACCTGTCGTGGCGGATGCGCACGTCGGACATCGGCGGGCGGTCGCGGCAGAGCGGCCGGCTGCTGCGTCCGCTGAAGCTCTTCCAGCCCGACGTGGTGCAGGCGCACACCCAGGGCATGGTCAACGTCGACCTGGACCTCGGCTGCATGTACGAACTGGCCGACGGGACGCGGGGCGTGGTGCAGCCCCTGGGCAATCTCATAGGCGACCTGAACGCGGCCCCCTACATCAGGCTCAGCGGGGACGACCGCTTCGGGGCGCCGTCGGGCGAGACCGTCTACGTGAACCTCGACAAGCGCGACGAGATCAAGCGCCTGCTGTTCTTCGTGTACATCTACGACCAGACCCCGGCCTTCGACCGTACGCACGCCAAGGTGACGCTCTATCCGGGCAACGGCCCGCGCATCGAGATCGAGCTGGACGAGAGGGCCCCGCAGGCCCGCTCCTGCGCCGTGTTCACCGTGGACAACACCAAGGGTGAACTCGTCGTGCGCCGCGAGGTGAAGTTCGTCTACGGCTTCCAGTCGGAGCTGGACCGCATGTACGGCTTCGGTATGCAGTGGGGACGCGGCTACAAGACGCGGGCCTGA
- a CDS encoding DUF475 domain-containing protein, translating to MLLKTFGWSFAVTAIGLVAAVFYGGWQAFGIVAILSVLEISLSFDNAVINAGILKKMNAFWQKIFLTVGVVIAVFGMRLVFPVVIVAISAQLGPIEAIDLSFNDPDRYKELVTDAHPSIAAFGGMFLLMIFLDFIFEDRDIQWLRWIERPLAKLGKVDMLSVCVALIVLLVSAMTFATHAHQHGGGHADKASTVMLSGIAGLITYLVVGGLSGFFENKLEEEEEREQEAEEEARKAGKPVSGVLLAGKAAFFMFLYLEVLDASFSFDGVIGAFAITNEIVLMALGLGIGAMYVRSLTVYLVRQGTLDDYVYLEHGAHYAIGALSVILLVTIQYQINELITGSVGVILIGWSFWSSVRRNKAIEAAGGSDSKAEVSSGV from the coding sequence GTGCTTCTGAAAACCTTCGGCTGGTCGTTCGCGGTGACCGCGATCGGCCTGGTCGCAGCGGTGTTCTACGGGGGGTGGCAGGCGTTCGGCATCGTCGCGATCCTGTCGGTCCTGGAGATCTCGCTGTCCTTCGACAACGCGGTGATCAACGCCGGGATCCTGAAGAAGATGAATGCCTTCTGGCAGAAGATCTTCCTCACCGTCGGTGTCGTCATCGCGGTCTTCGGTATGCGGCTGGTCTTCCCCGTCGTGATCGTGGCCATCAGTGCGCAGCTGGGGCCGATCGAGGCGATCGACCTCTCCTTCAACGACCCTGACCGGTACAAGGAGCTGGTGACGGACGCCCATCCGTCGATCGCCGCGTTCGGTGGCATGTTCCTGTTGATGATCTTCCTCGACTTCATCTTCGAGGACCGTGACATCCAGTGGCTGCGCTGGATCGAGCGTCCGCTGGCCAAGCTCGGCAAGGTCGACATGCTGTCGGTCTGTGTCGCGCTGATCGTGCTGCTGGTCTCGGCGATGACGTTCGCGACCCACGCGCACCAGCACGGCGGGGGGCACGCCGACAAGGCGTCGACCGTCATGCTCTCGGGTATCGCGGGTCTGATCACCTATCTCGTGGTCGGCGGTCTCTCCGGGTTCTTCGAGAACAAGCTCGAGGAGGAGGAGGAGCGCGAGCAGGAGGCGGAGGAAGAGGCCAGGAAGGCCGGGAAGCCGGTGTCCGGGGTCCTTCTCGCGGGCAAGGCCGCGTTCTTCATGTTCCTCTACCTCGAGGTCCTGGACGCGTCGTTCTCGTTCGACGGTGTCATCGGTGCCTTCGCCATCACCAACGAGATCGTGCTGATGGCCCTGGGTCTGGGTATCGGCGCGATGTACGTGCGTTCGCTCACCGTGTACCTGGTGCGTCAGGGAACGCTGGACGACTACGTCTACCTGGAGCACGGCGCGCACTACGCGATCGGCGCCCTGTCGGTCATCCTGCTGGTGACCATCCAGTACCAGATCAACGAGCTCATCACCGGTTCCGTCGGGGTCATCCTGATCGGCTGGTCCTTCTGGTCCTCGGTGCGGCGCAACAAGGCGATCGAGGCGGCCGGCGGATCCGATTCCAAGGCGGAAGTCTCCTCCGGGGTGTGA
- a CDS encoding TerD family protein has protein sequence MGVTLAKGGNVSLSKAAPNLTQVLVGLGWDARSTTGADFDLDASALLCQSGRVLGDEWFVFYNNLTSPDGSVEHTGDNLTGEGDGDDESVIVNLTQVPAHCDKILFPVSIHEADNRGQTFGQVSNAFIRVVNQADGQELARYDLTEDASTETAMIFGELYRYGGEWKFRAVGQGYASGLRGIALDFGVNVS, from the coding sequence ATGGGCGTCACGCTCGCCAAGGGAGGCAACGTCTCCCTCTCCAAGGCCGCACCCAATCTCACACAGGTGCTGGTCGGGCTCGGCTGGGACGCACGATCCACGACGGGAGCCGACTTCGACCTCGACGCCAGCGCACTGCTGTGCCAGTCGGGCCGGGTCCTCGGCGACGAGTGGTTCGTGTTCTACAACAACCTCACCAGCCCCGACGGCTCGGTCGAGCACACCGGTGACAACCTCACGGGGGAGGGCGACGGCGACGACGAGTCCGTCATCGTGAACCTCACGCAGGTGCCGGCGCACTGCGACAAGATTCTTTTCCCGGTGTCCATCCATGAAGCCGACAATCGTGGGCAGACATTCGGTCAGGTCAGCAACGCTTTCATCCGGGTCGTCAACCAGGCGGACGGCCAGGAGTTGGCGCGGTACGACCTCACCGAGGACGCGTCGACGGAGACGGCGATGATCTTCGGCGAGCTCTACCGATACGGCGGGGAGTGGAAATTCCGTGCAGTCGGACAGGGGTACGCGTCAGGGCTCCGGGGCATCGCTCTAGACTTCGGGGTCAACGTTTCGTAA
- a CDS encoding TerD family protein, with protein MGVSLSKGGNVSLTKAAPNLTAVIVGLGWDARTTTGGDFDLDASALLTNAEGKVGSDGNFVFFNNLKSPDGSVEHTGDNLTGEGEGDDEVIKVNLSGVPADVDKIVFPVSIYEAESRQQSFGQVRNAYIRVVNQADNSELARYDLSEDASTETAMVFGELYRNGAEWKFRAIGQGYASGLRGIAQDFGVNV; from the coding sequence GTGGGAGTCAGCCTCAGCAAGGGCGGCAACGTCTCGCTGACCAAGGCCGCGCCGAACCTGACGGCGGTCATCGTCGGTCTGGGCTGGGATGCCCGGACGACCACCGGCGGTGACTTCGACCTCGACGCCAGCGCTCTGCTGACGAACGCCGAGGGCAAGGTCGGCAGCGACGGGAATTTCGTCTTCTTCAACAACCTCAAGAGCCCCGACGGCTCGGTCGAGCACACCGGTGACAACCTCACCGGTGAGGGCGAGGGCGACGACGAGGTCATCAAGGTCAACCTCTCGGGCGTCCCCGCCGACGTCGACAAGATCGTCTTCCCTGTCTCGATCTACGAGGCCGAGAGCCGTCAGCAGAGCTTCGGCCAGGTGCGCAACGCGTACATCCGCGTGGTGAACCAGGCGGACAACAGCGAGCTCGCCCGCTACGACCTGAGCGAGGACGCCTCGACGGAGACCGCCATGGTCTTCGGCGAGCTCTACCGCAACGGCGCGGAGTGGAAGTTCCGTGCCATCGGCCAGGGGTACGCCTCGGGTCTGCGCGGCATCGCGCAGGACTTCGGCGTCAACGTCTGA
- a CDS encoding peroxiredoxin — MAIEAGTKAPDFELKDNHGRTVKLSDFRGEKNVVLLFYPFAFTGVCTGELCALRDELPAFENDDTQLLAVSNDSIHTLRVFAEQEGLEYPLLSDFWPHGGTSRAYGVFDEDKGCAVRGTFVIDKEGVVRWTVVNGLPDARDLNDYIKALDSI; from the coding sequence ATGGCGATCGAGGCCGGCACGAAGGCTCCGGATTTCGAGCTGAAGGACAACCACGGGCGGACCGTGAAGCTCTCCGACTTCCGGGGAGAGAAGAACGTGGTGCTGCTCTTCTACCCCTTCGCCTTCACCGGCGTCTGCACGGGGGAGCTGTGCGCACTCCGTGACGAGCTGCCCGCGTTCGAGAACGACGACACCCAGCTGCTCGCCGTCTCCAACGACTCGATCCACACCCTGCGCGTCTTCGCCGAGCAGGAGGGGCTCGAGTACCCGCTGCTGTCGGACTTCTGGCCGCACGGTGGGACCTCGCGGGCGTACGGCGTCTTCGACGAGGACAAGGGCTGCGCGGTGCGCGGCACGTTCGTCATCGACAAGGAGGGCGTGGTGCGCTGGACCGTCGTCAACGGTCTGCCGGACGCGCGCGACCTGAACGACTACATCAAGGCACTCGACTCGATCTGA